The following coding sequences lie in one Synechococcus sp. PCC 7336 genomic window:
- the sppA gene encoding signal peptide peptidase SppA, with protein MWKLWSFNKRRQIARIEIEGAIDGRTRSRVLKAIQRVEEEQFSALLLRIDSPGGTVVDSHEIYQALKHLQEKDIPILASFGNISASGGVYIAMGASHIMSNPGTITGSVGVILRGNNLERLLDKVGISFKVIKSGPYKDILSFDRELTPSEQQILQSLIDTTYNQFVATIAEARKLSLATVHAFADGRIFTGEQALELGMVDRLGTEADARQWAAELVDLDPDEAKFVELGKPKKFGLLGRLIPGQQLWQRLRFELTTSGIPLWLYWP; from the coding sequence ATGTGGAAATTGTGGAGTTTTAATAAGCGTCGCCAGATTGCGCGCATCGAAATTGAAGGGGCGATCGACGGTCGCACCCGCAGCCGCGTGCTCAAAGCAATCCAACGGGTCGAAGAGGAGCAATTTTCCGCACTGCTACTGCGCATCGACAGCCCTGGCGGCACCGTCGTCGATTCTCACGAAATCTATCAAGCACTCAAGCATTTGCAGGAAAAAGACATCCCCATCCTGGCTAGCTTTGGCAATATCTCTGCCTCTGGTGGCGTTTATATTGCCATGGGCGCCTCCCACATTATGTCTAACCCCGGCACCATTACGGGAAGTGTGGGGGTGATTTTGCGGGGCAATAACTTAGAGCGACTGCTCGATAAAGTTGGCATTTCCTTCAAGGTAATTAAATCCGGCCCCTACAAAGACATCCTCTCTTTCGATCGCGAACTGACCCCCTCCGAACAGCAAATTCTACAATCTCTGATCGACACCACTTACAACCAGTTTGTGGCAACCATTGCAGAGGCCCGCAAGCTATCCCTCGCCACCGTGCATGCGTTTGCCGACGGACGCATTTTTACGGGCGAACAGGCGTTAGAACTGGGCATGGTCGATCGCCTCGGCACAGAAGCAGATGCCCGCCAATGGGCAGCAGAACTCGTCGACCTCGATCCAGATGAGGCCAAGTTTGTCGAGCTGGGCAAGCCCAAAAAGTTCGGTCTTCTCGGTCGCCTGATTCCGGGCCAACAACTGTGGCAGCGCCTGCGCTTCGAGCTGACAACGTCAGGTATACCGCTATGGCTCTATTGGCCCTAA
- a CDS encoding response regulator has translation MPKYATTILVIHSSKQQKWLWKTALASQGVSTIVETTEGDMLDLLGRVSPDAVLLDISSGQFNPYEVSRKCRDRFPTLPIVLTNHAERPIAEVERRWAIQQGASDLIADPTSLSELCSALQRVLELSTSSISLDRTALEAVLPKRKSAKATSDRPQSFEEKAPETVPPTSETKPISAAVAKTPPKPRLMYRGRPIG, from the coding sequence ATGCCGAAATATGCAACAACGATTCTCGTCATTCATAGTTCCAAACAACAAAAATGGTTGTGGAAAACTGCTCTGGCATCGCAAGGGGTATCTACAATTGTCGAAACGACCGAGGGCGACATGCTCGATCTCTTGGGCCGAGTTTCTCCCGATGCTGTTCTGCTGGATATCAGCAGCGGACAGTTCAATCCCTATGAAGTCAGCCGCAAGTGTCGCGATCGATTTCCAACTCTCCCCATTGTCTTGACCAATCACGCAGAACGCCCGATTGCGGAGGTGGAGCGTCGATGGGCTATACAGCAAGGAGCCTCGGACTTAATCGCCGATCCCACCAGTTTGAGCGAGCTGTGCAGTGCTCTGCAGCGGGTTCTCGAACTTTCTACCAGCAGCATTTCTTTAGATCGCACCGCGTTAGAGGCCGTATTGCCAAAACGAAAATCTGCAAAGGCTACCTCCGATCGACCTCAATCATTTGAAGAAAAAGCTCCAGAAACAGTTCCCCCCACTTCAGAGACCAAGCCTATCTCTGCCGCTGTTGCAAAAACTCCCCCCAAACCTCGCCTCATGTATCGGGGCCGTCCCATTGGCTGA